The Pseudodesulfovibrio sp. S3 nucleotide sequence AGTCCCTGCGCATCATGGGCGCAGTCGTGGGCAAGCAACAACGCGCCGAAGAGGTCATCAGCTTCATAGATGCTCAAATCGCCGACCTCAAGCAACGCACGGCAGACATTCCCGAACAGGAGCGCCCCACCGTGTTCGTAGGCGGCATCGCATCCAAGGGGCCCCACGGCTTTCAGTCAACTGAACCGGCATACCCGCCCTTTACCTTTGTCAACGCCAGGAACGTTGCCTATGACAAGGGGCTTACGGGCAAGGATCTGCAACATTCCGACGTAGCCAAGGAAATGATCGTCAAATGGGATCCCAGCATCCTGTTCCTCGACCTGTCCACCCTGCAAATGGGACAGGAAGCGGGCGGATTGCACGAATTGAAGACAGACCCCGCGTACCGGATCCTGACCGCCGTCACCAAGGGCCAGGTATACGGTCTGTTGCCGTACAACTGGTATAGCCGGAACTACGGCTCCATCCTGGCCAACGCATTCTTCATCGGCAAACAACTGTACCCCGAACGGTTCGAGGACATCGACCCTGCTGTCAAGGCTGACGAGATTTACACCTTCCTCG carries:
- a CDS encoding iron ABC transporter substrate-binding protein; translated protein: MAQTGTNSIVDGSGRTVSVPQEVEHVICSGPGSLRLLTYLQAQSMIVAVDDIETRKITFDARPYALANPQFKSLPIFGEFRGHDNPELILTLEPQPQVILKTYGKMGYNPKELQQKTGIPVVELNYGNLGEQRPQLYQSLRIMGAVVGKQQRAEEVISFIDAQIADLKQRTADIPEQERPTVFVGGIASKGPHGFQSTEPAYPPFTFVNARNVAYDKGLTGKDLQHSDVAKEMIVKWDPSILFLDLSTLQMGQEAGGLHELKTDPAYRILTAVTKGQVYGLLPYNWYSRNYGSILANAFFIGKQLYPERFEDIDPAVKADEIYTFLVGKPVFKDMNHLFQDLAYKPVPVN